A region from the Malus domestica chromosome 07, GDT2T_hap1 genome encodes:
- the LOC103420445 gene encoding methylsterol monooxygenase 1-2-like, producing MLPYRNIEEAEEALSRALSFAEKLWFKYSAKKPDHILHYHNIIFLMLFYTLAPLPYVFISLGGFKNMDKYKIQPKVKDSFFNMFKCYKDVMQTFLLVVGPLQVISSSTVQWIGIRTSLPLPYLSQVFVQIVVYFIVEDFSHYWIHRMLHCKWAYEKIHRVHHEYTAPIGLAAPYAHWAEILILGLPSFLGPALVPCHITTYWLWFVLRQLEAIETHSGYNFPWSPTKFIPFYGGAKYHDYHHYVGGRSKSNFASVFTYCDYIYGTHKGYQSHKQVLEKAKL from the exons ATGTTGCCTTATCGGAATAttgaagaagcagaagaagCACTTAGTAGGGCTCTAAGTTTTGCAGAGAAGCTATGGTTCAAATACTCAGCTAAAAAACCAGATCACATCCTCCATTACCATAACATTATCTTCCTTATGTTGTTTTACACCTTGGCTCCCCTGCCGTACGTATTCATCAGCCTCGGCGGGTTCAAGAACATGGACAAGTACAAAATTCAGCCAAAAGTGAAGGACTCCTTCTTCAACATGTTCAAGTGCTACAAAGATGTCATGCAAACCTTCCTTCTTGTTGTTGGTCCTCTGCAAGTGATTTCATCCTCCACAGTCCAG TGGATAGGGATACGGACAAGTCTGCCATTGCCGTACTTGTCGCAAGTATTTGTGCAAATTGTGGTGTATTTCATTGTAGAGGATTTCTCACATTATTGGATCCATCGGATGCTCCACTGTAAATGGGCCTACGAGAAGATCCACCGGGTCCACCATGAATATACTGCTCCCATTGGGCTTGCAGCACCATACGCTCATTGGGCCGAGATTTTGATTCTGGGCCTTCCATCATTCCTCGGCCCAGCTTTGGTTCCTTGTCACATTACCACCTACTGGTTATGGTTCGTTTTGCGGCAGTTGGAAGCAATCGAAACTCATAGCGG GTACAACTTCCCTTGGAGTCCCACAAAATTTATCCCATTTTATGGAGGTGCAAAGTATCATGACTACCATCACTATGTCGGAGGACGTAGCAAAAGCAACTTTGCATCAGTTTTCACCTACTGCGATTACATCTACGGGACCCACAag GGATACCAGTCTCACAAACAAGTACTTGAGAAGGCAAAACTGTAA